A genome region from Solirubrobacter pauli includes the following:
- a CDS encoding cellulase family glycosylhydrolase, whose product MTIRRLTPILLALFALVAPATAHASRTMEIGIQDDAVFLQQIGYGRQAAFDRAAEIGVTTVRANMIWSRILLGKQAEQRTRPKKPRYDWVQFDQLVDEARARGLRVELTLTGPVPRWASAERKVGTRNPSPQAFARFASDVAKRYKGKVERYSIWNEPNWHSWLSPARTAAAQYRKIYTASYSAIKRADRKAEVVLGELAPQARPGASFAPLRFLRDVLCVDGRWRKRSGCGTVRADAVSLHPYDYKNPPTYKRVPTDDVTIGTVSRLTNALTRLRRAKALATGSGREPAVHLTEFAYFASGSLAFPRATRARYITQAFELARKNPKISQLLYFGLLQQPDVQWNTGLLRPNGTPDAPFTALQNWVAREKRAGRLDPAE is encoded by the coding sequence GTGACGATCCGCCGCCTCACTCCCATCCTGCTCGCCCTCTTCGCGCTCGTGGCCCCCGCCACGGCACACGCCTCGCGCACGATGGAGATCGGCATCCAGGACGATGCCGTCTTCCTGCAGCAGATCGGCTACGGCCGCCAGGCGGCGTTCGACCGCGCGGCGGAGATCGGCGTCACCACGGTCCGCGCGAACATGATCTGGTCGCGCATCCTGCTGGGCAAGCAGGCCGAGCAGCGCACGCGCCCGAAGAAGCCGCGCTACGACTGGGTGCAGTTCGACCAGCTCGTCGACGAGGCCCGCGCTCGCGGCCTGCGCGTGGAGCTCACGCTCACCGGCCCGGTGCCGCGTTGGGCGAGCGCCGAGCGCAAGGTCGGCACACGCAACCCCTCCCCGCAGGCGTTCGCGCGCTTCGCGAGCGACGTCGCCAAGCGCTACAAGGGCAAGGTCGAGCGCTACAGCATCTGGAACGAGCCGAACTGGCACTCCTGGCTGAGCCCGGCCCGCACGGCGGCGGCCCAGTACCGCAAGATCTACACCGCGTCGTACTCGGCGATCAAGCGGGCCGACCGCAAGGCCGAGGTCGTCCTCGGCGAGCTCGCGCCGCAGGCCCGCCCCGGCGCGTCGTTCGCGCCGCTGCGCTTCCTGCGCGACGTGCTGTGCGTCGACGGGCGCTGGCGCAAGCGCAGCGGCTGCGGCACCGTCCGCGCGGACGCCGTCTCGCTGCATCCGTACGACTACAAGAACCCGCCGACCTACAAGCGCGTCCCCACCGACGACGTGACCATCGGCACCGTCAGCCGCCTCACCAACGCGCTCACCCGCCTGCGCCGCGCGAAGGCGCTGGCCACGGGGTCCGGCCGCGAGCCGGCCGTGCACCTGACCGAGTTCGCCTACTTCGCCAGTGGCTCGCTCGCCTTCCCGCGCGCCACCCGCGCCCGCTACATCACGCAGGCCTTCGAGCTGGCCCGCAAGAACCCGAAGATCTCGCAGCTCCTGTACTTCGGCCTGCTCCAGCAGCCGGACGTGCAGTGGAACACCGGGCTGCTGCGGCCCAACGGCACGCCGGACGCGCCGTTCACGGCCCTGCAGAACTGGGTCGCGCGCGAGAAGCGCGCCGGGCGCCTCGACCCCGCCGAATGA
- a CDS encoding lysylphosphatidylglycerol synthase domain-containing protein: MARAHDAGIDFRGVAKRVAFFVIVLVLSVVAFAALPGVGEVRDEFSQAEPGWIVAAGLFRILSMLGFVRALWSAFDRVMPWRRALVLGLAEQGANVLLPAGGAGGPAYGAYVLTRLGVPADLAAQRHAALFLVTSAVSFAAITVAGTLTAIGLLPGDAALVMTLLPAAAIAVVFVLAVLFGRTNPPHEPSAGKIRRLVWRVWNFVHGGVRTSIDLLSHGDPLLLFGSITYFAFDVASLACMFQAFGGGAPELGLFVLAYALGHAGALLPTPGGVGGTEGGLIGMFVAYGTSLPLAAAAVVGYRVFQLGLPALFGAVALVRIQRVLAHPPPREVVAARFEAHDWH, from the coding sequence ATGGCGCGGGCGCACGATGCAGGCATCGACTTCAGAGGGGTCGCGAAGCGCGTCGCGTTCTTCGTCATCGTGCTCGTGCTGTCCGTCGTGGCGTTCGCCGCGCTGCCCGGCGTCGGGGAGGTGCGCGACGAGTTCTCGCAGGCCGAGCCGGGTTGGATCGTCGCCGCGGGCCTGTTCCGGATCCTGTCGATGCTCGGGTTCGTGCGGGCGCTGTGGTCGGCGTTCGACCGCGTGATGCCGTGGCGGCGCGCGCTCGTGCTCGGGCTGGCCGAGCAGGGCGCGAACGTGCTGCTCCCAGCGGGCGGCGCGGGCGGTCCGGCGTACGGCGCGTACGTGTTGACCCGCCTCGGCGTGCCCGCCGACCTCGCCGCGCAGCGCCACGCCGCGCTCTTCCTCGTCACGAGCGCCGTGAGCTTCGCGGCGATCACGGTCGCGGGCACGTTGACCGCGATCGGGCTGCTGCCGGGCGACGCGGCGCTCGTGATGACGCTGCTGCCCGCCGCCGCGATCGCGGTCGTGTTCGTGCTGGCGGTGCTGTTCGGGCGCACGAACCCGCCGCACGAGCCGTCCGCGGGCAAGATCCGCCGGCTCGTGTGGCGCGTCTGGAACTTCGTCCACGGCGGTGTGCGCACGTCGATCGACCTGCTCAGCCACGGCGACCCGCTGCTCTTGTTCGGGTCGATCACGTACTTCGCGTTCGACGTCGCCAGCCTCGCCTGCATGTTCCAGGCGTTCGGCGGCGGCGCGCCGGAGCTCGGGCTGTTCGTGCTCGCCTACGCGCTCGGGCACGCGGGCGCGCTCCTGCCGACGCCGGGCGGCGTCGGCGGCACGGAGGGCGGGCTGATCGGCATGTTCGTCGCCTACGGCACGTCACTCCCGCTCGCCGCGGCCGCGGTGGTCGGCTACCGCGTCTTCCAGCTCGGGCTGCCGGCGCTGTTCGGCGCGGTCGCGCTCGTGCGCATCCAGCGCGTGCTCGCGCACCCGCCGCCGCGGGAGGTCGTCGCCGCGCGCTTCGAGGCGCACGACTGGCACTGA
- a CDS encoding bifunctional helix-turn-helix transcriptional regulator/GNAT family N-acetyltransferase, producing the protein MDDVQQVRSFSRLVTERLGVLMDSYLDRGRPLGASRLLWEVDTAVDVRELRARLSLDSGYLSRLLRTLEGEGLMTVQAEAADRRRRTATLTAAGRAERARLDERSNALARSLLAPLSERQTTQLVDAMATVERLLTAGLVDFSPEDPAGEVAQACLRRYYAEIDERFDAGFDLGTALPFDSGVFVVARLRGEPIGCGALKEADPPQIKRMWVAPEARGLGVGRRLLAELERHAVERGATAIQLETNRVLTEAQQLYRSAGYVETEPFNAEPYAHYWFTKTLNPGTSTKPSRA; encoded by the coding sequence ATGGACGACGTCCAGCAGGTCCGTTCGTTCAGCCGCCTGGTGACCGAGCGCCTCGGCGTGCTGATGGACTCCTACCTCGACCGCGGACGGCCGCTCGGCGCCTCGCGGCTGCTGTGGGAGGTCGACACGGCGGTCGACGTGCGCGAGCTGCGCGCGCGGCTCAGCCTCGACTCGGGCTACCTCAGCCGGCTGCTGCGCACGCTCGAGGGCGAAGGGCTCATGACGGTGCAGGCGGAGGCCGCCGACCGCCGGCGCCGCACGGCGACGCTCACCGCGGCGGGCCGGGCGGAGCGCGCGCGGCTCGACGAGCGCAGCAACGCGCTCGCCCGCTCGCTCCTCGCTCCGCTCAGCGAGCGCCAGACGACCCAGCTCGTGGACGCGATGGCCACGGTCGAGCGGCTGCTGACCGCCGGGCTCGTCGACTTCTCACCCGAGGACCCGGCGGGCGAGGTCGCGCAAGCGTGCCTGCGCCGCTACTACGCGGAGATCGACGAGCGCTTCGACGCGGGCTTCGACCTCGGCACCGCGCTGCCGTTCGACTCCGGCGTGTTCGTCGTCGCCCGCCTGCGCGGCGAGCCGATCGGGTGCGGCGCCCTCAAGGAGGCCGATCCGCCCCAGATCAAGCGCATGTGGGTGGCGCCCGAGGCGCGCGGGCTGGGCGTCGGCCGGCGCCTGCTGGCGGAGCTCGAGCGCCACGCCGTCGAGCGCGGCGCGACCGCGATCCAGCTCGAGACGAACCGCGTCCTCACCGAGGCCCAGCAGCTGTACCGCTCAGCGGGCTACGTCGAGACCGAGCCGTTCAACGCCGAGCCGTACGCCCACTACTGGTTCACGAAGACGTTGAACCCCGGCACCTCGACGAAGCCGAGCCGCGCGTAG
- a CDS encoding GNAT family N-acetyltransferase — MRDRVRTAHGDAWQVHGALRAGVAELRGLRLMASGLDHPQWNDADVTAADADVAGAAAWYAERGVPWGMRVPLELPWAHGRHLFVKRLMGLEPDAFVPAAPADVRPADDLDAVVAIDAAAFGSEPADGWLAPQLGAPRYETALAYLDGEPVGTGYSVRSDGRAGPSLYIAGVAVLPTARRRGLGAALTSWLIARGFARGATLAHLHPDDDTAARLYARLGFVEVPGFNVFVNQ; from the coding sequence ATGCGCGACCGGGTGCGCACGGCGCACGGCGACGCGTGGCAGGTCCACGGCGCGTTGCGGGCCGGCGTCGCCGAGCTACGGGGCCTTCGGCTGATGGCGTCCGGGCTCGACCACCCGCAGTGGAACGACGCGGACGTGACGGCGGCGGACGCGGACGTCGCGGGTGCCGCCGCGTGGTACGCGGAACGCGGCGTCCCGTGGGGGATGCGCGTGCCGCTGGAGCTCCCGTGGGCGCACGGGCGGCACCTGTTCGTCAAGCGTCTGATGGGCCTCGAGCCGGACGCGTTCGTCCCGGCCGCGCCCGCGGACGTCCGGCCGGCGGACGACCTCGACGCGGTGGTGGCGATCGACGCCGCGGCGTTCGGCAGCGAGCCCGCCGACGGCTGGCTGGCGCCGCAGCTGGGCGCGCCGCGCTACGAGACCGCGCTCGCCTACCTCGACGGGGAGCCCGTCGGCACCGGCTACTCCGTGCGCAGCGACGGGCGCGCGGGACCCTCCCTCTACATCGCCGGCGTCGCCGTGCTCCCCACCGCGCGACGGCGTGGCCTCGGCGCCGCGCTCACGTCCTGGCTGATCGCGCGCGGGTTCGCGCGCGGCGCGACGCTCGCCCACCTGCACCCGGACGACGACACCGCCGCGCGGCTCTACGCGCGGCTCGGCTTCGTCGAGGTGCCGGGGTTCAACGTCTTCGTGAACCAGTAG
- a CDS encoding peroxiredoxin, translating to MGVTIGDTAPDFEAETTEGTINFHDWLGDSWGVLFSHPRAFTPVCTTELGYLASIKPEFDKRGVKIIGISVDPAENNIGWSKDIEETQGTAPNYPIIGDSDFKVAKAYGMLPADVEGEATERTPAQNATVRNVYVIGPDKKIKLVLIYPMTTGRNFDEVLRVIDSLQLTANHAVATPAQWQPGEDVIIAGSVSNDAAKEKYPDGWKEPKPYIRIVPAPTAS from the coding sequence ATGGGCGTCACGATTGGCGATACGGCTCCAGATTTCGAAGCGGAGACCACCGAGGGCACGATCAACTTCCACGACTGGCTCGGTGACTCGTGGGGTGTGCTGTTCTCGCACCCGCGCGCGTTCACCCCGGTCTGCACGACCGAGCTCGGGTATCTGGCCTCGATCAAGCCGGAGTTCGACAAGCGCGGCGTGAAGATCATCGGCATCTCCGTCGATCCGGCCGAGAACAACATCGGCTGGTCCAAGGACATCGAGGAGACGCAGGGCACCGCCCCGAACTACCCGATCATCGGCGACAGCGACTTCAAGGTCGCCAAGGCCTACGGCATGCTGCCGGCCGACGTCGAGGGTGAGGCCACCGAGCGCACGCCGGCCCAGAACGCCACCGTCCGCAACGTCTACGTGATCGGCCCGGACAAGAAGATCAAGCTCGTCCTCATCTACCCGATGACGACCGGCCGCAACTTCGACGAGGTCCTGCGCGTGATCGACTCGCTGCAGCTGACCGCCAACCACGCGGTCGCGACGCCGGCCCAGTGGCAGCCGGGCGAGGACGTCATCATCGCCGGCTCGGTCTCCAACGACGCCGCCAAGGAGAAGTACCCGGACGGCTGGAAGGAGCCCAAGCCCTACATCCGCATCGTCCCCGCGCCTACGGCAAGCTAG
- a CDS encoding DNA-3-methyladenine glycosylase family protein, translated as MILRAAEQPYDGAALLAFLVRRMVPGVEEYVDGVYRRSLPSGEILELRPHPEGMEASHDVSTMLDLDAPVAEIAGRLGPLYPPGMRVPGCVDGDELAVRAVLGQQITVQAARTHAGRLVQAAGEPLAQPSGAVTHRFPTLAAIAEAPDAVFAMPASRRATLRSLVGQPLDRLSDLRGVGPWTQTYVNMRALGDRDAWLPTDIGVRHGLAARGPADPERWRPFRAYAVIALWASLP; from the coding sequence GTGATCCTGCGGGCGGCCGAGCAGCCGTACGACGGGGCCGCGCTGCTCGCCTTCCTCGTCCGGCGCATGGTGCCCGGGGTGGAGGAGTACGTCGACGGCGTCTACCGCCGCAGCCTGCCGAGCGGCGAGATCCTCGAGCTGCGTCCGCATCCGGAGGGCATGGAGGCGAGCCACGACGTCTCGACCATGCTCGACCTCGACGCGCCGGTGGCGGAGATCGCGGGCCGCCTCGGTCCGCTGTACCCGCCCGGAATGCGGGTCCCGGGCTGCGTCGACGGCGACGAGCTCGCGGTGCGTGCCGTGCTCGGCCAGCAGATCACGGTGCAGGCCGCACGGACCCACGCCGGGCGGCTCGTGCAGGCCGCGGGCGAGCCGCTGGCGCAACCGTCGGGCGCAGTGACGCACCGCTTCCCGACGCTCGCGGCGATCGCCGAGGCGCCCGACGCGGTCTTCGCCATGCCGGCCTCACGCCGCGCGACGCTCCGCTCCCTCGTCGGGCAGCCGCTCGACCGGCTCTCCGACCTGCGCGGGGTCGGTCCGTGGACGCAGACCTACGTGAACATGCGCGCGCTCGGCGACCGCGACGCGTGGCTGCCGACGGACATCGGCGTGCGGCACGGCCTGGCCGCGCGCGGGCCTGCCGACCCGGAACGGTGGCGTCCGTTCCGGGCCTACGCCGTCATCGCGCTGTGGGCTAGCTTGCCGTAG
- a CDS encoding lysylphosphatidylglycerol synthase transmembrane domain-containing protein, translating to MLPPLASIGDSFSSFFDAVGSFFSNLAGVSWIPLFLALIFFTTYLTLRARASFHILRAAYPESRIQFRRIWGAYFAGYGFNSVIPARGGDVIRLFLTKTSVPNSSYPAIGAAFSIEFIFDLTIAVPVLAYAFSQGVFPKPPDFSSLPAFDLAFFASNPRFTLFLLTAIGIGVMVGFALLSARVRRFWERVRQGLTIIFDRKRYFREVWLVQFAGWLCRFAAFWCLLEAFHVGGSVSNVLLVLGVNAVAALVPFTPGGAGVQQALLVKVFGSGATVAAYSVGQQIAIAALTFGIGLGAVVRIFRFRSFKEVIAAGRQQRDAEKQAAAEASV from the coding sequence GTGCTCCCCCCACTCGCAAGCATCGGCGACTCGTTCTCCTCCTTCTTCGACGCCGTCGGCTCGTTCTTCTCGAACCTCGCCGGCGTGTCGTGGATCCCGCTGTTCCTCGCGCTGATCTTCTTCACGACCTACCTCACGCTGCGCGCCCGCGCGTCGTTCCACATCCTGCGTGCCGCGTACCCCGAGTCCCGGATCCAGTTCCGCCGCATCTGGGGCGCGTACTTCGCGGGGTACGGCTTCAACTCGGTCATCCCGGCCCGCGGTGGCGACGTGATCCGGCTGTTCCTGACCAAGACGTCGGTCCCGAACTCGAGCTATCCGGCGATCGGCGCCGCGTTCAGCATCGAGTTCATCTTCGACCTGACGATCGCGGTGCCCGTGCTGGCGTACGCGTTCAGCCAGGGCGTGTTCCCCAAGCCGCCGGACTTCTCGTCGCTGCCGGCGTTCGACCTGGCGTTCTTCGCCTCCAACCCGCGCTTCACGCTGTTCCTGCTGACGGCGATCGGGATCGGCGTGATGGTCGGCTTCGCGCTCCTGTCGGCGCGCGTGCGCCGGTTCTGGGAGCGGGTGCGCCAGGGCCTGACGATCATCTTCGACCGCAAGCGCTACTTCCGCGAGGTGTGGCTCGTGCAGTTCGCGGGCTGGCTGTGCCGGTTCGCCGCGTTCTGGTGCCTGCTCGAGGCGTTCCACGTCGGTGGCTCGGTGAGCAACGTGCTGCTGGTGCTCGGGGTCAACGCCGTCGCGGCGCTCGTCCCGTTCACCCCCGGCGGCGCGGGCGTGCAGCAGGCGCTGCTGGTGAAGGTGTTCGGCTCGGGCGCGACCGTCGCCGCGTACTCGGTCGGCCAGCAGATCGCGATCGCGGCGCTCACGTTCGGCATCGGCCTGGGCGCGGTCGTGCGGATCTTCCGCTTCCGGTCCTTCAAGGAGGTCATCGCGGCCGGCCGCCAGCAGCGCGACGCGGAGAAGCAGGCGGCGGCGGAAGCGTCCGTGTGA
- a CDS encoding MFS transporter, with protein sequence MPARHTLPFYIGGFLGPFGGGVVAVLVPQLRDAFDASTAGVAATIPAYLVPFALLQLVSGTIGERLGRRRVVLTAYIVYALLSLAAAFAPNLEVFIGIRALQGSANAFLTPLLLAGLADLVPPRQIGRAIGTFAAVQTAAVALAPLGGGALGAIDWRLAFLSQTVVALALACFPPPDPEQRGDTPRLRAVFTRRVGLLSGAAFAGYAGVTGIGFLVAVEAADEFGLGSIARGVLLAGFGVAGMLVGRAAGDAVDRFGRTPVSLAGIAICAVLVTALGIAPSAVALGALWFAVGLGSALVWAGINVLAVEAVPGNRAGGTSVVSAFKFAGNAAAPLMWLPLYHADPRLGFLGAGILAAVAGLFIAPLRMAR encoded by the coding sequence TTGCCCGCGCGCCACACGCTCCCCTTCTACATCGGCGGCTTCCTCGGCCCGTTCGGCGGCGGCGTGGTCGCGGTGCTCGTCCCGCAGCTGCGCGACGCGTTCGACGCGAGCACCGCCGGCGTCGCCGCGACGATCCCCGCCTACCTCGTGCCGTTCGCGCTGCTGCAGCTCGTGAGCGGGACGATCGGCGAGCGGCTGGGCCGCAGGCGCGTCGTCCTCACCGCCTACATCGTCTACGCCCTGCTCTCGCTGGCGGCGGCCTTCGCGCCCAACCTCGAGGTGTTCATCGGCATCCGCGCGCTCCAGGGCAGCGCGAACGCGTTCCTCACGCCGCTCCTGCTGGCCGGCCTCGCCGACCTCGTCCCGCCGCGCCAGATCGGGCGCGCGATCGGCACGTTCGCGGCCGTGCAGACCGCGGCGGTCGCGCTCGCCCCGCTCGGCGGCGGCGCGCTCGGGGCGATCGACTGGCGGCTGGCGTTCCTGAGCCAGACGGTCGTCGCGCTCGCGCTGGCGTGCTTCCCGCCCCCGGACCCCGAGCAGCGCGGCGACACGCCGCGCCTGCGCGCCGTCTTCACCCGCCGCGTGGGGCTCTTGAGCGGCGCCGCGTTCGCGGGCTACGCGGGCGTCACCGGCATCGGCTTCCTGGTCGCGGTCGAGGCCGCGGACGAGTTCGGGCTCGGGTCGATCGCACGCGGCGTGCTGCTCGCGGGCTTCGGGGTCGCGGGGATGCTCGTGGGCCGGGCCGCCGGCGATGCCGTCGACCGCTTCGGCCGTACGCCGGTGAGCCTCGCCGGGATCGCGATCTGCGCCGTGCTCGTCACCGCGCTCGGCATCGCGCCGTCCGCGGTCGCGCTCGGCGCGCTGTGGTTCGCCGTCGGGCTCGGCTCCGCGCTGGTCTGGGCGGGGATCAACGTGCTGGCGGTCGAGGCCGTGCCGGGCAACCGGGCGGGCGGCACGTCGGTCGTCTCGGCCTTCAAGTTCGCGGGCAACGCGGCCGCGCCGCTGATGTGGCTGCCGCTCTACCACGCGGACCCACGGTTGGGATTCTTGGGGGCGGGCATCCTCGCCGCCGTGGCCGGACTCTTCATCGCTCCCCTGCGCATGGCACGCTAG
- a CDS encoding Lrp/AsnC family transcriptional regulator, whose translation MPSENGALDATNLRLLAELQLDARISQAELGRRVGLSPPAVAERLSRLERDGTLAGYHAQVDPRALGYTLAAIIRMRPAPRQIPKVAEVAQATIEVVECHRVTGEDCFYMKVHVRSVEHLEEVIDRFTPYGQTTTSIIQSSPVLQRPLEPA comes from the coding sequence ATGCCTTCGGAGAACGGTGCGCTCGACGCCACGAACCTTCGATTGCTCGCCGAGCTCCAGCTGGACGCGCGGATCAGCCAGGCCGAGCTCGGCCGGCGCGTCGGGCTCTCACCGCCCGCGGTCGCCGAGCGCCTCTCCCGCCTGGAGCGCGACGGCACGCTCGCCGGCTACCACGCGCAGGTCGACCCACGGGCACTCGGCTACACGCTCGCGGCGATCATCCGCATGCGCCCCGCACCGCGCCAGATCCCGAAGGTCGCCGAGGTCGCGCAGGCCACGATCGAGGTCGTCGAGTGCCACCGCGTGACCGGCGAGGACTGCTTCTACATGAAGGTCCACGTGCGCAGCGTCGAGCACCTGGAGGAGGTGATCGACCGCTTCACGCCCTACGGGCAGACGACGACGTCGATCATCCAGTCGTCACCGGTGCTCCAGCGTCCGCTGGAGCCGGCCTGA
- a CDS encoding EamA family transporter: MVCRIASITPSGGSLRRRSCTTMAARLPFVVSAVFHYLGPAFAVLLFVRVDVLGVAWLRIAAAAVVFALWRRPWRLLRDRDVLAWGAVLAAMNCCFYLAIDRLPLATVAAIEFLPVIALAALGARTRRNAAALVLAVPGVYLLTGVHLSGEPLGVVLALANAVLFAAYIVLAHRVASRGVGVDGLAASMLVALVVVTPVAGWAALPAFGDPVALLAGIGVGISSSVIPYVADQVAMKRLSRAGYALMVSLLPATATVIGLLVLAQVPSLQDALGIALVIAGVALHREPTPPPSGSPPPRRRPSPAARPIPASSGSRGHP, from the coding sequence ATGGTGTGCAGAATAGCTTCGATCACCCCTTCCGGTGGCAGCCTTCGCCGACGATCCTGTACGACCATGGCTGCTCGGCTCCCCTTCGTCGTCAGCGCGGTGTTCCACTACCTCGGGCCCGCGTTCGCCGTGCTCCTGTTCGTGCGGGTGGACGTCCTGGGCGTGGCCTGGCTCCGGATCGCGGCCGCGGCCGTCGTGTTCGCGCTGTGGCGCCGGCCCTGGAGGCTGCTGCGCGACCGTGACGTGCTCGCGTGGGGAGCCGTGCTGGCGGCGATGAACTGCTGCTTCTACCTGGCGATCGACCGGCTCCCGTTGGCGACGGTGGCCGCGATCGAGTTCCTGCCGGTAATCGCGCTGGCGGCGCTGGGCGCGCGCACCCGCCGCAACGCGGCCGCGCTGGTGCTCGCGGTGCCGGGCGTCTACCTGCTCACCGGCGTGCACCTGTCGGGCGAGCCGCTCGGCGTCGTGCTGGCGCTCGCCAACGCGGTGTTGTTCGCGGCGTACATCGTGCTCGCCCACCGCGTGGCCTCACGCGGCGTCGGGGTGGACGGGTTGGCCGCGTCGATGCTGGTGGCGCTGGTGGTCGTCACGCCGGTCGCGGGGTGGGCGGCGCTGCCCGCGTTCGGCGATCCCGTCGCGCTGCTGGCCGGCATCGGCGTCGGGATCAGCTCGTCCGTGATCCCGTACGTCGCCGATCAGGTGGCGATGAAGCGCCTGAGCCGTGCGGGCTATGCGCTGATGGTGTCGCTCCTGCCCGCGACGGCGACCGTGATCGGGCTGCTCGTGCTCGCCCAGGTGCCGTCGCTGCAGGACGCGCTCGGGATCGCGCTCGTCATCGCGGGGGTGGCGCTCCATCGCGAGCCCACACCTCCGCCAAGCGGATCACCACCGCCGAGGCGGCGGCCATCTCCTGCAGCGAGGCCCATTCCCGCGTCGAGTGGTAGTCGTGGCCACCCGTGA
- a CDS encoding aldo/keto reductase, whose amino-acid sequence MAKSLQIPEITLADGERIPQFGLGVFQVPPAETVENVLHAFDVGYRHIDTARAYQNEAQVGQAVRASGLSREEVYITTKLWNADQADPVGTLKESLRLLEMDHVDLYLIHWPAPGKGLYVQAWEGLVEAQKQGLVRSIGVSNFQAEHLRKIVDATGVTPAVNQIELHPYLTQQGLRREHADRGIVTEAWSPLAQGAVLDDPVITEIAAAHDRTPGQIVLRWHVQLGNVVFPKSLTPSRIEENIDIFDFELSEDEVARIEGLDRGHRTGPDPDTFNG is encoded by the coding sequence ATGGCCAAGAGCTTGCAGATCCCTGAAATCACCCTTGCGGACGGCGAGCGCATTCCGCAGTTCGGCCTCGGCGTCTTCCAGGTGCCGCCGGCCGAGACCGTCGAGAACGTGCTGCACGCGTTCGACGTCGGCTACCGCCACATCGACACGGCGCGGGCGTACCAGAACGAGGCGCAGGTCGGACAGGCCGTGCGCGCCTCCGGCCTGAGCCGCGAAGAGGTCTACATCACCACGAAGCTGTGGAACGCGGACCAGGCCGATCCGGTCGGCACGCTGAAGGAGAGCCTGCGGCTGCTCGAGATGGACCACGTGGACCTCTACCTGATCCACTGGCCCGCGCCCGGCAAGGGCCTCTACGTGCAGGCGTGGGAGGGCCTGGTGGAGGCGCAGAAGCAGGGGCTCGTGCGCTCGATCGGCGTCTCCAACTTCCAGGCCGAGCACCTGCGCAAGATCGTCGACGCGACCGGCGTGACGCCGGCGGTGAACCAGATCGAGCTGCACCCGTACCTGACCCAGCAGGGCCTGCGGCGCGAGCACGCCGACCGCGGCATCGTCACCGAGGCCTGGAGCCCGCTCGCCCAGGGCGCGGTGCTCGACGACCCCGTGATCACCGAGATCGCCGCGGCGCACGACCGCACCCCGGGCCAGATCGTCCTGCGCTGGCACGTCCAGCTCGGCAACGTCGTCTTCCCGAAGTCCCTGACGCCGTCGCGGATCGAGGAGAACATCGACATCTTCGACTTCGAGCTGTCCGAGGACGAGGTCGCACGCATCGAGGGCCTGGACCGGGGCCACCGCACCGGCCCGGACCCCGACACGTTCAACGGATAA